In one window of Massilibacterium senegalense DNA:
- a CDS encoding HIT family protein, whose translation MNFDPNCIFCKIINSDIPSAKIYEDEHVLAFIDISQVTKGHTLIIPKEHQANVYELSEENAAALFRVVPKIANAIKETFQPEGMNLVSNTGEVASQTVFHFHLHLIPRYNKTKDGFKAQWVNNMDKYTPEELQQLASKIQANLSSC comes from the coding sequence ATGAATTTTGATCCAAACTGTATTTTTTGTAAAATCATTAATAGCGACATACCTAGTGCAAAAATTTACGAAGATGAACACGTATTAGCTTTTATTGACATCAGCCAAGTAACAAAAGGTCATACATTAATCATCCCAAAAGAACATCAAGCAAATGTATATGAATTAAGCGAAGAAAATGCTGCCGCTCTTTTCCGTGTCGTTCCAAAAATTGCAAACGCAATCAAAGAAACATTCCAACCAGAAGGTATGAACCTTGTGAGTAATACGGGAGAAGTAGCTAGTCAAACAGTTTTTCATTTTCATCTTCATCTTATTCCGCGTTATAACAAAACAAAGGATGGTTTTAAAGCGCAATGGGTGAATAATATGGATAAATACACTCCTGAAGAATTGCAACAACTAGCAAGCAAAATTCAAGCGAATTTATCATCATGTTAG
- a CDS encoding tryptophan transporter: protein MKTKVLALLGVMIGIGAVLHTVIPGFVFGMKPDMMLTMMFLSILLFPKVQYVFVTSLATAIISALTTSFPGGQLANMIDKPITAFCVFGLLLIAPKFFKTTLGAIVFTIIGTIISGTIFLGVALIFAGLPAGTGFLALFLTVVLPAAALNAILMAIVYPIAVTLNQRMKFAY, encoded by the coding sequence ATGAAAACAAAAGTATTAGCGTTACTTGGTGTAATGATTGGGATTGGGGCTGTGTTACACACTGTCATCCCTGGATTTGTATTTGGAATGAAACCTGACATGATGTTAACAATGATGTTTTTAAGTATTTTACTTTTTCCTAAAGTGCAATACGTATTTGTCACATCGTTAGCAACAGCAATTATTTCCGCTTTAACAACTAGTTTCCCAGGTGGACAATTAGCAAATATGATTGATAAACCGATTACAGCCTTTTGTGTTTTTGGATTATTATTAATAGCACCAAAATTTTTCAAAACAACGTTAGGAGCTATCGTATTTACGATTATTGGAACTATTATTAGCGGAACTATTTTCTTAGGTGTTGCACTTATTTTTGCAGGTTTACCAGCTGGAACTGGATTTTTAGCTTTATTCCTAACAGTAGTCCTTCCTGCTGCGGCTCTAAATGCTATTTTAATGGCTATTGTATACCCTATTGCCGTTACACTAAATCAACGTATGAAGTTTGCTTATTAA
- a CDS encoding YtxH domain-containing protein: MAKTKSFLSGFLTGGIIAGIAVLSTTKYSGKELREKIASSIDTCKTNQECFKSTFLNVKDQLLETTQICSNSIKDFTTDMKDSITQWKNSTGDNLDTINEEINSIKEEMDELEEKLRNQEK, encoded by the coding sequence TTGGCAAAAACAAAATCTTTTTTATCAGGCTTTTTGACAGGTGGAATCATTGCAGGTATTGCGGTGTTAAGTACAACAAAATATTCTGGTAAAGAACTACGCGAGAAAATTGCTAGCTCTATCGATACGTGTAAAACGAACCAAGAGTGTTTTAAATCAACTTTTTTAAATGTGAAAGATCAGCTATTAGAAACAACTCAAATCTGTTCGAATAGCATCAAAGACTTTACAACAGATATGAAAGATTCTATTACACAGTGGAAAAACTCAACAGGTGACAACTTAGATACCATTAATGAAGAAATAAATTCTATTAAAGAAGAAATGGACGAATTAGAAGAAAAATTAAGAAACCAAGAAAAATAA
- a CDS encoding DUF1878 family protein: protein METFEKRIERLEYYQKLLLQMMNPNKYPFYKMVIEKGLTEHEVRTLFTCCEELTKEFEIQKQMGFVEFRSLLVQFVGMLHPRLTPKETIESLLQQGFYVPLMTQLMRNIELIHKEEKARKL from the coding sequence ATGGAAACATTCGAAAAACGGATCGAACGTTTAGAATATTATCAAAAATTATTACTACAAATGATGAACCCGAATAAATATCCATTTTATAAAATGGTTATTGAAAAGGGGTTAACAGAACACGAAGTACGTACATTATTTACATGTTGTGAGGAACTAACGAAGGAATTTGAAATTCAAAAACAAATGGGATTTGTAGAATTTAGATCGCTTCTCGTCCAGTTTGTCGGCATGCTACATCCTCGTTTAACGCCAAAAGAAACGATTGAAAGTCTCTTACAACAAGGTTTTTACGTACCGCTTATGACACAATTAATGCGCAACATTGAATTAATACACAAGGAAGAAAAAGCTAGGAAACTGTGA
- a CDS encoding YpmS family protein: protein MQQRQRVKKQIFHVWKFFALTFFVLLLLSWGSLFVLYQIYLPTAKETPTTNVKEIKGEPVLTFQLSKEELNNLFEYAVSKSKTKSIEYMPYLKGEELVIDGKVKILGRKVDMKLTGMPKVTKEGNLQVDIEHMQLGLLNLPQDRVLQAVVNEGNLPKWIDIDSKKERVTILVTNLTIEEQFKLEVKEMDLKKDKVLINIYE from the coding sequence ATGCAACAAAGACAGCGTGTTAAAAAACAGATATTTCATGTATGGAAATTTTTTGCCCTTACTTTTTTCGTTTTATTGCTTCTTTCGTGGGGAAGTTTATTCGTTCTTTATCAAATTTATTTGCCAACCGCAAAAGAAACACCAACAACTAATGTAAAAGAAATCAAAGGAGAACCAGTATTAACTTTTCAATTATCGAAAGAAGAATTGAATAACCTTTTTGAGTATGCTGTTTCCAAAAGTAAAACGAAATCCATTGAATATATGCCTTATTTAAAAGGGGAAGAATTAGTTATTGATGGAAAAGTGAAAATTTTAGGACGAAAAGTAGATATGAAATTAACTGGTATGCCAAAGGTTACAAAAGAAGGGAATTTACAAGTAGATATAGAACATATGCAATTAGGATTATTAAACTTGCCACAAGACCGAGTATTACAAGCAGTTGTGAATGAAGGGAATTTGCCAAAATGGATTGACATTGACTCGAAAAAAGAACGGGTAACCATTCTAGTGACGAATCTAACAATTGAAGAACAATTTAAATTAGAAGTGAAAGAAATGGACTTAAAAAAAGATAAAGTATTAATTAACATTTATGAATAG
- a CDS encoding DMT family transporter: MKKISAFLVLLGAICYGAQSSIVKILYDYGLTMWQVLFLEYTLGSIIFLLYVLVKERKAFFSLTWVEIVKLSLLAILGPGLTSVFYYLALTYLPASLGVIFLFQYLLFIILFEKLFNRSVLSLLQVAAVMLIFLGTFLAVDGFSMNVSSFHWKGAIFGVFSAFTYAIFLFFTDKVSTISTPVVRSTIVAVSIMIAAMLIKNPIEVFSNIEPSISTFLLLGIIVTLMGQVIPLIAFNIGVPNVGSQLASILGAVELPAAIIFSSILLAEQIKMTQWFGIILITLAIIVSEIKFTLKGKKEKSR, encoded by the coding sequence GTGAAAAAAATTTCTGCTTTTTTAGTTTTACTAGGGGCTATTTGTTATGGTGCTCAATCATCTATCGTCAAAATTTTATATGACTATGGTTTAACGATGTGGCAAGTGCTTTTTTTAGAATATACGTTAGGTAGTATTATTTTTTTACTATACGTGTTGGTGAAAGAGCGAAAAGCGTTCTTTTCTTTAACATGGGTGGAAATTGTAAAATTATCCTTATTAGCCATTTTAGGTCCGGGGTTGACGAGTGTTTTTTATTATTTAGCATTAACGTATTTGCCAGCTAGTTTAGGTGTTATTTTTTTATTTCAATATTTACTTTTTATCATTTTATTTGAAAAATTATTTAATCGTTCGGTATTATCATTGTTACAAGTAGCAGCTGTTATGCTTATCTTTTTAGGTACCTTTTTAGCTGTAGATGGATTTTCGATGAACGTATCATCTTTCCATTGGAAAGGTGCAATATTTGGTGTTTTTTCTGCTTTCACGTATGCTATTTTTTTATTCTTTACCGATAAAGTATCGACGATTTCTACACCAGTAGTAAGAAGTACAATCGTTGCAGTAAGTATTATGATTGCTGCAATGCTAATTAAAAATCCAATAGAAGTGTTTTCTAATATTGAGCCTAGTATTTCTACGTTTTTATTATTGGGTATTATCGTCACGTTAATGGGACAAGTAATTCCATTAATTGCGTTTAATATTGGTGTTCCGAATGTTGGGAGTCAACTAGCTAGTATTTTAGGTGCAGTAGAATTACCAGCCGCCATTATTTTTTCCTCCATATTACTAGCGGAACAAATTAAAATGACACAATGGTTCGGAATTATACTGATTACACTAGCAATCATTGTTTCAGAAATAAAATTTACTCTAAAAGGAAAGAAAGAAAAAAGTCGTTGA
- a CDS encoding ABC transporter permease — protein sequence MINVKELWKKRFDETRQEISSYARLMFNDHFMIVILFMLIAGAYLYQQSLDKMSPSFPSSIVIAVILGLVMVITPIYTMLKEPDLVFRWPQSHHMQPYFNRTLLVVSSIQSFIVIVVSFMLLPLYLASELGSKNQFFLLLAVLLAMKIFNVYWTWVWKRVYDVTLHRIELFFRLLIHIVLLYVIIEKNFVQGMMLWGIVAVILTVSYYGMIVKKHSLKWELLIEEQKTGMLRFYKAANQFTDVQKLAMQVRPRRYMTWVLKNVPFQQPYTYLYMYTRAFLRAGDYFGMYIRLTVLAFIIASFTNQFYFLLGILIATVYLIGYQLIPLYRHYDHSMMVQLYPVKEEDKKIAYINFILMLLIIETILYSALVWIFTKSWVDAANILFFASMFSFWFAFKYIKKRID from the coding sequence ATGATAAATGTAAAAGAGTTATGGAAAAAAAGGTTTGATGAAACGAGACAAGAGATTTCTTCATATGCTAGATTGATGTTTAATGATCATTTTATGATTGTGATTTTGTTCATGTTAATTGCAGGTGCATATTTATATCAACAATCATTAGATAAGATGTCACCAAGCTTTCCATCTAGCATCGTGATAGCGGTTATTTTAGGACTTGTTATGGTCATTACTCCTATTTATACGATGTTAAAAGAACCGGATTTAGTGTTTAGGTGGCCGCAATCCCATCATATGCAACCATATTTTAATCGTACATTACTAGTTGTATCAAGTATCCAAAGTTTTATTGTCATTGTTGTGAGCTTTATGTTGTTACCGCTCTATTTGGCAAGTGAACTTGGATCGAAAAATCAGTTTTTTCTTTTATTAGCGGTGTTGCTAGCAATGAAAATCTTCAATGTGTATTGGACGTGGGTATGGAAACGTGTGTATGACGTCACACTTCACCGAATAGAACTTTTCTTTCGTTTATTGATTCATATCGTATTGCTTTATGTCATCATCGAAAAGAATTTTGTTCAAGGGATGATGTTATGGGGCATCGTAGCTGTTATTTTAACCGTTAGTTATTATGGAATGATTGTAAAAAAACATTCTTTAAAATGGGAATTATTAATCGAAGAACAAAAGACAGGAATGTTACGTTTTTACAAAGCAGCAAACCAATTTACGGATGTGCAAAAGTTAGCAATGCAAGTTCGTCCAAGAAGATATATGACATGGGTGCTAAAAAACGTTCCATTTCAACAACCATATACATACCTTTATATGTATACACGTGCTTTTTTACGTGCCGGTGATTACTTTGGCATGTATATCCGATTAACGGTATTAGCGTTCATTATTGCATCATTTACTAATCAATTTTATTTCTTATTAGGTATTCTGATTGCAACCGTTTATTTAATAGGCTATCAATTAATTCCGTTATATCGTCATTATGATCACTCTATGATGGTACAATTGTATCCAGTGAAAGAAGAAGATAAAAAAATTGCGTATATTAATTTTATTTTAATGTTGCTTATTATCGAAACGATTCTTTATTCTGCCCTCGTTTGGATATTTACGAAAAGCTGGGTAGATGCAGCGAATATTTTATTTTTTGCTTCGATGTTTTCTTTCTGGTTTGCCTTTAAATACATAAAAAAACGGATTGATTAA
- the serC gene encoding 3-phosphoserine/phosphohydroxythreonine transaminase, translating to MKRAYNFNAGPSALPLAVLEKAQKELVDFQNTGMSVMELSHRSKEYEAVHNRAKELLYELLQIPENYDILFLQGGASTQFSMIPMNLLQEGQVANYVLTGSWSEKALKEAKKVGATHVSASSKDEKHNFIPALENIQLSENAAYLHITSNNTIYGTQWKVFPKVNVPLIADMSSDILSRPLPVENFGMIYAGAQKNLGPSGVTVVIIRKDLIGKEDENIPTMLKYSTHAEKNSLYNTPPTFGIYMLSLVLEWVKEQGGVKAIEKANEEKAAILYDAIDASNGFYIGHAKEDSRSLMNVTFNLSDSELEKQFLQEAKEKGFVGLNGHRSIGGCRASIYNAVPKEACIALRDFMIEFQKQHG from the coding sequence ATGAAACGAGCATATAATTTTAATGCAGGTCCTTCTGCACTTCCATTAGCAGTATTAGAAAAAGCTCAAAAAGAATTAGTGGATTTTCAAAATACAGGTATGAGCGTGATGGAATTAAGTCACCGTAGTAAAGAATACGAAGCTGTTCATAACCGCGCAAAAGAATTATTGTATGAATTACTACAAATACCAGAAAATTACGACATTCTTTTCTTACAAGGTGGAGCTAGCACACAATTTTCTATGATCCCGATGAATTTACTTCAAGAAGGCCAAGTTGCAAACTACGTATTAACAGGTTCTTGGAGTGAAAAAGCGTTAAAAGAAGCAAAAAAAGTAGGAGCGACACATGTAAGTGCTAGTAGTAAAGATGAAAAACATAACTTCATTCCAGCGTTAGAAAATATTCAACTATCTGAAAATGCAGCTTATCTACACATTACATCGAATAATACAATTTACGGTACGCAATGGAAAGTATTTCCTAAAGTAAATGTACCTCTTATTGCAGATATGAGTAGTGACATTTTAAGTCGCCCTCTTCCAGTTGAAAATTTCGGCATGATTTATGCTGGTGCTCAGAAAAACTTAGGTCCATCAGGTGTAACGGTTGTCATTATCCGTAAAGATTTAATTGGAAAAGAAGATGAAAATATTCCGACAATGTTAAAATACAGCACACACGCTGAGAAAAATTCTCTTTACAACACACCACCAACATTCGGTATTTATATGCTTTCACTCGTTCTAGAATGGGTAAAAGAACAAGGTGGCGTAAAAGCAATTGAAAAAGCAAATGAAGAAAAAGCTGCTATTTTATACGATGCCATTGACGCAAGCAATGGTTTCTATATTGGTCACGCAAAAGAAGATAGCCGTTCTCTAATGAACGTTACATTTAACTTAAGCGATAGCGAATTAGAAAAACAATTTTTACAAGAAGCAAAAGAAAAAGGATTTGTTGGATTAAATGGTCACCGTTCTATCGGAGGATGCCGCGCATCTATTTATAACGCAGTTCCAAAAGAAGCATGTATAGCTTTACGTGACTTTATGATAGAATTCCAAAAACAACATGGTTAA
- a CDS encoding ABC transporter ATP-binding protein, which translates to MKDLLRVEHLTGGYASSKPVLNNVNFSIGKGELVALIGLNGAGKSTTIKHIIGLLEPKKGAVKLNGKTLEDDPEAYKKSFTYIPEMPILYDELTLWEHLELTAMAYGIERKTFEERANHLLKEYRMEKSKNWYPGRFSKGMRQKVMIMCAFLVEPSLYIVDEPFMGLDPIGINSLLEEMMKAREKGASILMSTHILSTAEQYCDRFIIIHNGKIIADGTLEVLQKKFKKEQATLDEIYIELTKER; encoded by the coding sequence ATGAAAGATTTATTACGTGTGGAACATCTTACAGGTGGTTACGCTTCGTCTAAGCCTGTTTTAAACAATGTGAACTTTTCGATTGGAAAAGGAGAATTAGTTGCACTAATTGGATTAAACGGAGCGGGGAAAAGTACAACCATTAAACATATTATTGGGTTACTAGAGCCGAAAAAAGGGGCAGTAAAATTAAACGGGAAAACGTTAGAAGATGATCCGGAAGCATACAAAAAAAGTTTTACGTATATTCCTGAAATGCCCATTCTTTATGATGAACTAACATTATGGGAACATTTAGAGTTAACTGCAATGGCGTATGGAATAGAACGAAAAACATTTGAAGAGCGGGCGAATCATTTATTGAAAGAATACCGGATGGAAAAAAGTAAAAATTGGTACCCAGGTCGTTTTTCGAAAGGAATGCGCCAAAAGGTAATGATTATGTGTGCATTTTTAGTAGAACCGTCGTTATATATTGTCGATGAACCGTTTATGGGACTAGACCCAATTGGCATTAACTCACTTTTAGAAGAAATGATGAAAGCCAGAGAAAAAGGGGCGTCGATTTTAATGTCTACCCACATTTTATCGACAGCAGAACAATATTGTGATCGTTTTATTATTATTCATAATGGAAAAATTATTGCAGATGGAACGTTAGAAGTGTTACAAAAGAAATTTAAAAAAGAACAGGCAACACTGGATGAAATATATATTGAATTAACAAAGGAACGATAA
- a CDS encoding HTH-type transcriptional regulator Hpr has product MTNEEFISKKDAMLFCHQVAQLSKALWKSVEKDWQTWIKPYDLNINEHHILWIAYQLQGTSISEIAKFGVMHVSTAFNFSKNLERRGYLTFSKKEADKRNTYVELTMQGEALLLQTLKDFNPTSYAVYNSVQPFQELFHKFPDFDQVMVMLRNIYGNDFMEIFDTSFLTEDNKYNQEKVVTKS; this is encoded by the coding sequence ATGACAAACGAAGAGTTTATATCAAAAAAAGACGCGATGTTATTTTGCCATCAAGTCGCTCAACTAAGCAAAGCTTTATGGAAATCAGTCGAAAAAGATTGGCAAACATGGATTAAACCATACGATTTAAATATTAACGAACATCATATTTTATGGATTGCCTATCAACTCCAAGGAACGTCTATTTCTGAAATTGCCAAATTTGGTGTCATGCACGTATCAACGGCATTTAATTTCTCTAAAAATTTAGAACGTAGAGGGTATCTAACCTTTTCTAAAAAAGAAGCAGATAAACGGAACACATATGTGGAATTGACAATGCAAGGAGAAGCATTACTTTTACAAACATTAAAAGATTTTAATCCGACTAGCTACGCTGTGTATAATAGCGTACAACCATTTCAAGAACTTTTTCATAAGTTTCCAGACTTTGACCAAGTGATGGTAATGCTTCGTAACATTTATGGTAATGATTTCATGGAGATTTTTGATACTTCTTTTCTTACAGAAGATAATAAATATAATCAAGAAAAAGTGGTAACAAAAAGCTAG